A stretch of the Hippocampus zosterae strain Florida chromosome 18, ASM2543408v3, whole genome shotgun sequence genome encodes the following:
- the LOC127590848 gene encoding phospholipase A2, minor isoenzyme-like, translating into MNTLNTLVLLALSLSVAQSLDYKALNQFRNMILCVMPDSWPVLDYADYGCFCGKGGSGTPVDELDRCCEVHDQCYSDAMQHPNCWPIFDNPYTELYHYSCDKEQRKVTCDSKNDECEMFICECDRKAAECFARSPWNPEHEHLPSHMCE; encoded by the exons ATGAACACCCTCAACACTTTGGTTCTCTTGGCTTTAAGCCTCTCCGTTG CTCAATCCCTGGATTACAAGGCTCTTAACCAGTTCAGAAATATGATCCTGTGTGTGATGCCTGATAGCTGGCCCGTCTTGGACTATGCTGACTATGGCTGCTTTTGTGGAAAGGGTGGCTCGGGCACACCTGTGGATGAGCTGGATAG GTGCTGTGAAGTGCATGACCAGTGTTATAGCGACGCTATGCAGCATCCCAATtgttggccgatctttgacAACCCTTACACGGAGCTCTATCACTACAGCTGCGATAAGGAGCAGAGGAAGGTCACCTGTGACA GCAAAAACGACGAATGTGAGATGTTTATTTGCGAGTGCGACAGAAAGGCCGCAGAGTGTTTTGCCCGGTCGCCATGGAACCCCGAGCACGAGCACCTGCCCAGCCACATGTGCGAGTGA